One window of Mastacembelus armatus chromosome 20, fMasArm1.2, whole genome shotgun sequence genomic DNA carries:
- the LOC113121952 gene encoding NACHT, LRR and PYD domains-containing protein 12-like: MSLCGREEEDRPGSAGSSCLSMKRDWSKDLPPGFSLESRLSDPKQRPGSLRSSCLSMKRDQSKDFPIFFSPEPGPSDPQEKNSGITVEELWSCQSSTVQMVSGLQKVLDQHKTSLRMRCECVTEGPDPTGSGTLLNRIYTELYITEGLSEEVNTQHEVRQLETTSKMETLHDTPIKCHEIFKASPDQQRPIRVVLTNGVAGVGKTFSVQKFSLDWAEGSENQDVSLLVLLAKKHKYHEGHETMEADREVLLKLGRLAFEHLEEGNIMFYQEDLEQCGLHVPEASVYSGVCTEIFKTDGVIFQKSVYCFVHLSVQEFLAAVYMVHCFTDRKTEVLKTFLGEKYKRSSLSMLLRRVMEKSLESKSGHLDLFVRFLHGLCLESNQRVLGGLLGQTEISPETIQRAINSLKKMNKDDISPDRSINIFHCLMELNDHSVHQEIQEFLKSGNRSEKRLSEIQCSALAYMLQMSEEVLDELDLKKYNTSDQGRLRLIPAVRNCRKAELSGCGLSETHCDVVASAMKSNPSHLTELDLSNNWDLQDPGVQQLCCGLQSPQCRLETLRLWKCRLSKTSCGYLFSALKSNPSHLRHLDLSYNNLEDPGVQQLCGGLQSPDCRLETLRLRSCRLSKTSCGYLFSALKSNPSHLRHLDLGDNNLQDPGVQQLCGGLQSPGCRLETLRLWGCSLSETSCGYLVSALKSNPSHLRHLNLSLNDLQDPGVQQLCGGLQSPDCRLETLRLISCRLSETSCGYLVSVLKSNPSHLRELDLSQNDLQDPGVQQLCGGLQSPDCRLETLRLIGCSLSETSCGYLVSVLKSKPSHLRHLDLMGNNLKDPDLQQLCDLFQIPDCRLETLRWK; the protein is encoded by the exons ATGAGTCTTTgtgggagggaagaggaggacagaccagggtctgcaggatccagctgtctatCCATGAAGAGAGACTGGTCCAAAGATCTTCCTCCAGGCTTCAGTCTGGAATCTAGACTCTCAGACCCTAA ACAGAGACCAGGTTCTCTAcgatccagctgtctgtctatGAAGCGTGACCAGTCTAAAGATTTTCCTATTttcttcagtcctgaacctggaccttCTGACCCGCA agagaagaacagtGGAATTACTGTGGAGGAGCTCTGgtcctgtcagagcagcactgtcCAAA TGGTCTCTGGTCTGCAGAaggttttagatcaacataagaccagtctgaggatgagatgtgaatgtgtgactgaaggacctgatccaacaggaagtggaaccctcctcaataggatctacactgagctctacatcacagagggactgagtgaagaggttaatacccaacatgaggtcagacagCTGGAGACTACCTCCAAGATGGagaccctccatgacactccaatCAAGTGCCACGAGATTTTTAAAGcctcccctgaccagcagagacccatcagagtggttctgaccaacggcgtcgctggtgttggaaagaccttctcagtgcagaagttcagtctggactgggcagagggctcagaaaaccaagacgtcagtctgctggtcctgcttgC gaagaagcacaagtaccatGAGGGACATGAGACGATGGAGGCTGACAgggaagttcttctgaagctggggaggctggcgtttgaacatctggaggaaggaaacatcatgttctaccaagaagacctggagcagtgtggtctgCATGTCCCAGAGgcctcagtgtactcaggagtctgtacagagatcttcaaaacAGACggtgtgatcttccagaaatcagtctactgctttgttcatctgagtgttcaggagtttctggctgcagtctataTGGTCCACTGTTTCACCGACAGGAAGACAGAGGTACTAAAAACGTTCCTGGGGGAAAAGTACAAAAGGTCTTCTCTGAGTATGTTACTGAGAAGAGTCATGGAGAAATCCCTAGAaagtaaaagtggccacctggacctgtttgtccgtttccttcatggcctctgtctggagtccaaccagagagtcttaggaggcctgctgggtcagacagagatcagtccagaaaccatccagagagccatcaacagcctgaagaagatgaacaaagatgatatctctcctgacagaagcatcaacatcttccactgtctgatggagctgaatgaccactcagtccatcaggagatccaagagttcctgaagtcagggaacagatcagagaagagactctctgagatccagtgctcagctctggcctacatgctgcagatgtcagaggaggttctggatgagttggacctgaagaagtacaacacatcagaccagggacgactgagactgattccagctgtgaggaactgcagaaaggctga actttctggctgtggactctcagagactcactgtgacgTCGTGGCGTCAGCTatgaagtccaacccctcccatctgacagaactggacctgagtaacAACTGGGACCTCCAGGATCCgggagtgcagcagctgtgttgtggactgcagagtccacaatgtagactggagactctgag gttgtggAAGTGCAGGCTGTcaaagaccagctgtggttaccTGTTCTCAGCtttgaagtccaacccctcccatctgagacacctggacctgagctacaacaaCCTGgaggatccaggagtgcagcagctgtgtggtggactacagagtccagactgtagactggagactttgag gttgaggagctgcaggctgtcaaagaccagctgtggttaccTGTTCTCAGCtttgaagtccaacccctcccatctgagacacctggacttGGGTGACAACAACttgcaggatccaggagtgcaacagctgtgtggtggactgcagagtccaggcTGTAGACTGGAGAcactgag gttgtggggatgcagtttgtcagagaccagctgtggttatctggtctcagctctgaagtccaacccctcccaccTGAGACACCTCAACCTGAGTCTGaacgacctgcaggatccaggagtgcagcagctgtgtggtggactgcagagtccagactgtagactggagactctgag gttgatcagctgcaggttgtcagaaaccagctgtggttatctggtctcagttCTGAAATCCAatccctcccatctgagagaactggacctgagtcagaacgacctgcaggatccaggagtgcagcagctgtgtggtggactgcagagtccagactgtagactggagacactgag GTTGAttggctgcagtttgtcagagaccagctgtggttatctggtctcagttCTGAAGTCCAAaccctcccatctgagacacctggacctgatgGGAAACAACCTGAAGGATCCAGATCTGCAACAGCTGTGTGATCTTTTCCAGAttccagactgtagactggagactctgag gtggaAGTGA